A genomic stretch from Lathyrus oleraceus cultivar Zhongwan6 chromosome 2, CAAS_Psat_ZW6_1.0, whole genome shotgun sequence includes:
- the LOC127117443 gene encoding uncharacterized protein LOC127117443, with product MSRSFFPNRSGNALPVSTTDDDAAAAGGIRRRLSSSSLNNIPAAAANWSFPRSKSLPSSFSSVGDSIKNCWLWIFAWILSRKPIFATDLEMNEQETKHLESADRGSWKHVFYRMRSEIRRITNSDHSHLPQTYTPKPQTMI from the coding sequence ATGAGCAGAAGCTTCTTTCCCAATAGAAGTGGAAATGCCCTCCCTGTATCCACCACCGACGATGATGCAGCCGCAGCAGGAGGCATTCGCAGACGTCTATCAAGTTCCTCCCTCAACAACATCCCTGCAGCTGCTGCTAATTGGTCATTTCCCAGATCCAAGTCCCTCCCCTCCTCATTCTCATCCGTAGGTGATTCTATAAAAAACTGCTGGCTCTGGATATTCGCCTGGATCCTCTCCCGGAAACCTATCTTTGCAACAGATCTTGAAATGAACGAGCAGGAAACAAAGCACCTGGAATCCGCCGACAGAGGAAGTTGGAAGCATGTTTTCTACCGGATGCGTTCTGAGATCAGAAGAATCACCAATTCCGATCACTCTCATCTTCCTCAAACCTACACACCAAAGCCACAAACAATGATATAA
- the LOC127117444 gene encoding calcium-dependent protein kinase 26: MGNTCRGSLKGKYIEGFPQPESDNSNSNSKRDSPRVNRPPPPFNFTSTAMRRTADNQTYYVLGHKTPNIRDIYTLGRKLGQGQFGTTFLALDNSTSIEYACKSISKRKLISKEDVEDVRREIQIMHHLAGHKNIVTIKGAYEDSLYVHIVMELCSGGELFDRIIQRGHYTERKAAELTKIIVGVVEACHSLGVMHRDLKPENFLLVNKDDDFSLKAIDFGLSVFFKPGQVFTDVVGSPYYVAPEVLLKHYGPEADVWTAGVILYILLSGVPPFWAETQQGIFDAVLKGQIDFESDPWPLISNSGKDLIRKMLCSRPADRLTAHEVLCHPWICENGVAPDRALDPAVLSRLKQFSAMNKLKKMALRVIAESLSEEEIAGLREMFQAMDTDSSGAITFDELKAGLRRYGSTLKDTEIRDLMEAADVDNSGTIDYGEFIAATVHLNKLEREEHLVAAFRYFDKDGSGYITVDELQQACAEHNMTDVFLEDIIKEVDQDNDGRIDYGEFSAMMQKGNVGVGRRTMRNSLNLSMRDAPSSF, from the exons ATGGGCAATACATGCCGTGGATCTTTGAAAGGAAAATATATCGAGGGCTTCCCACAGCCCGAATCAGACAATTCCAATTCCAATTCCAAACGTGATTCACCCAGAGTCAATCGTCCACCACCACCCTTCAACTTCACCTCCACCGCCATGCGTCGAACCGCCGATAACCAGACTTATTATGTCTTGGGCCATAAGACTCCCAACATACGTGATATATATACTCTTGGCCGAAAGCTCGGTCAAGGTCAATTCGGTACTACTTTTCTGGCTCTTGACAATTCCACCTCTATTGAGTATGCTTGCAAATCTATTTCCAAGAGGAAACTTATTTCCAAAGAGGATGTCGAGGATGTCAGGAGGGAGATTCAGATTATGCATCATTTGGCCGGTCATAAGAATATTGTTACCATCAAGGGTGCTTACGAGGATTCGCTTTATGTCCATATTGTTATGGAGCTTTGTTCCGGAGGTGAGCTGTTTGATCGGATTATCCAGAGAGGTCATTATACCGAGAGGAAGGCCGCTGAGTTGACCAAAATTATCGTTGGCGTTGTCGAAGCTTGTCATTCTCTTGGGGTTATGCATAGAGATCTCAAACCTGAAAACTTTCTCTTGGTCAATAAAGACGATGATTTCTCTCTTAAAGCCATTGACTTTGGCCTCTCCGTTTTCTTCAAACCAG GTCAAGTTTTCACGGATGTAGTTGGCAGCCCATACTATGTGGCTCCTGAGGTTCTCCTCAAGCATTATGGGCCCGAAGCAGATGTGTGGACCGCCGGTGTCATACTTTATATATTGCTCAGTGGTGTGCCACCGTTTTGGGCAG AGACCCAGCAAGGTATATTTGACGCAGTCTTGAAGGGACAGATAGATTTTGAATCGGATCCGTGGCCTTTAATATCGAATAGTGGGAAAGATCTTATTAGAAAGATGCTGTGTTCTCGGCCTGCAGATCGCTTGACTGCCCATGAAGTTTTAT GTCATCCTTGGATATGTGAAAATGGCGTTGCCCCTGACAGAGCATTGGATCCTGCTGTTCTTTCTCGTCTCAAACAGTTTTCTGCAATGAATAAGCTAAAGAAGATGGCTTTGCGG GTGATTGCTGAAAGTCTATCGGAGGAGGAAATTGCTGGTTTGAGAGAAATGTTTCAGGCTATGGATACTGATAGCAGTGGTGCAATCACTTTTGATGAACTCAAAGCTGGTCTAAGAAGATATGGGTCTACCCTTAAGGATACAGAAATACGTGATCTTATGGAAGCG GCTGACGTGGACAACAGTGGAACTATAGATTATGGGGAGTTTATTGCTGCAACAGTTCATCTCAACAAACTGGAGCGTGAGGAGCATCTTGTTGCAGCATTCCGATATTTTGACAAGGATGGAAGTGGTTATATTACAGTTGATGAACTTCAACAAGCTTGTGCAGAACATAACATGACTGATGTTTTTCTTGAAGATATTATCAAGGAAGTTGATCAAGATAAC GATGGAAGGATTGATTATGGTGAATTTTCTGCCATGATGCAAAAAGGCAATGTTGGGGTTGGTAGGAGGACTATGCGCAACAGTTTGAATTTGAGCATGAGGGATGCACCTAGTAGCTTTTAG